From Arcobacter sp. CECT 8986, a single genomic window includes:
- the ectA gene encoding diaminobutyrate acetyltransferase, with amino-acid sequence MGTPIKLSEPDKSDGKEIFNLINRCKPLDVNSEYLYLLQSTYFSNTCSVAKMDNNVIGFISGYLVPKRSDTLFIWQVAVDETARGKSVAKNLLLEILNRECNNQVNYIHTTISPDNKASQRFFEKFANDFDANIESSTFLEIEDFNNAHEKEVLYKIGPLNKGKK; translated from the coding sequence ATGGGAACCCCGATTAAATTAAGTGAGCCTGATAAGTCAGATGGCAAGGAAATCTTTAATTTAATAAATAGATGTAAACCACTAGACGTAAATTCTGAGTACTTGTATCTATTACAATCTACATATTTTAGTAATACTTGTAGTGTTGCAAAAATGGATAATAACGTTATAGGATTTATCTCTGGTTATTTAGTACCAAAGAGGAGTGATACACTCTTTATATGGCAAGTAGCAGTTGATGAAACAGCAAGAGGAAAATCAGTTGCAAAAAATCTACTTTTAGAGATATTAAATAGAGAGTGTAATAATCAAGTAAATTACATTCATACTACTATCTCTCCAGATAACAAAGCATCACAAAGATTTTTTGAAAAGTTTGCAAATGATTTTGATGCAAATATAGAATCTTCTACTTTTTTAGAGATTGAAGATTTTAATAATGCACATGAAAAAGAGGTCTTATACAAAATTGGACCATTAAACAAAGGGAAAAAATGA